From Nicotiana tabacum cultivar K326 chromosome 20, ASM71507v2, whole genome shotgun sequence, one genomic window encodes:
- the LOC107789892 gene encoding uncharacterized protein LOC107789892 has translation MSGVSLGESHGRPITGSTLRRCNDRAGADHVVLIDVDSDTFSNVIFIDVPESTPKKFQCKTSAKKDKRRSPLKNIIFIDDDESSENEYPEFGVENAFHFFHDPSPSMRACSTSKSAKEPPNEIGDDCQFVREKIPPVKLSKCKRTYSGKAPVQNRYGLTSDSESSSSENDEFMEDYSGQLREQWQKASLKRKKYSSGQSGVRDINSASGVRIQPDPGESEEHTSCSDYSNSSTDKEDLSPNSTRESRRTSGMADVHDEGDPRKENFEEGYPSIPPQYRQNPFEKKHPEQGNEGSIPAPGPCLEKPVSCGDRNFSCRQYRVAEEEPFLGKHQCAVETENGRRQYIFTDNGKKCQETAKNYNFHFSKELRHETSRVSFNEKEDLFSGGFPRTTRSSVVYYPEHNYSNGSRVNPRESSICTRASSCSGISGKKCVDQENGKWIPDRTSELDAHNNETQPSNRGSLLEEGLSESLSTSQHKDERHDDVNVQDGENVEGCVENCITTERERMKETSEYKKALEEELASRQRALAIQAEEAKKLKLLLKRKKAESMRLLEMEKRQKQRVEEIRETQKKDVENMNLKELVRAEVRKELRKLEMTCHDMASMLRGLGITVGGGTSHEVRVAYKKALLTFHPDRASKSDIRQQVEAEEKFKLISRMKDKYLPTL, from the exons ATGAGTGGGGTGTCTCTAGGTGAGTCTCATGGTAGACCCATTACTGGGAGCACGTTGAGGAGGTGCAATGATCGTGCAGGAGCTGATCATGTTGTTCTGATTGATGTCGATAGTGATACTTTTAGTAATGTTATTTTTATTGATGTGCCTGAATCCACACCCAAAAAGTTTCAATGTAAGACTTCAgcaaagaaagacaaaagaagatCTCCTTTGAAGAACATAATCTTCATCGATGATGACGAAAGCAGTGAGAATGAATATCCTGAATTTGGTGTAGAAAATGCCTTCCACTTCTTTCATGACCCTTCCCCTAGCATGAGAGCGTGCTCAACCTCGAAAAGTGCTAAAGAACCTCCAAATGAAATTGGTGATGATTGTCAGTTTGTTCGAGAAAAAATACCTCCAGTGAAGTTATCAAAATGCAAAAGAACTTACTCCGGAAAAGCTCCTGTCCAAAATCGCTATGGTTTGACATCTGATTCAGAGAGTAGTTCATCCGAAAATGATGAGTTCATGGAGGATTATTCTGGACAGCTTCGAGAGCAGTGGCAGAAAGCTTCGTTAAAGAGGAAAAAGTATAGCAGTGGTCAATCTGGTGTTAGGGATATCAATAGTGCATCCGGTGTTCGAATTCAACCTGACCCTGGCGAGAGTGAAGAGCATACATCCTGTTCTGATTACTCTAATTCCTCTACTGACAAAGAAGATCTATCTCCTAACTCAACACGCGAATCACGTCGTACTTCTGGTATGGCTGATGTCCATGACGAAGGAGATCCACGAAAGGAGAACTTTGAAGAGGGTTATCCCAGTATACCCCCTCAATATCGGCAGAATCCTTTTGAAAAGAAGCACCCGGAGCAAGGCAATGAAGGGAGTATTCCAGCTCCAGGACCTTGTTTGGAAAAACCTGTTTCATGTGGTGACAGGAACTTCTCTTGTAGACAATATAGGGTAGCAGAGGAGGAACCTTTTCTTGGAAAGCATCAGTGTGCTGTTGAAACTGAAAATGGTAGGAGACAATATATTTTTACTGATAATGGTAAAAAGTGTCAGGAGACGGCTAAGAATTATAATTTTCATTTCTCAAAAGAATTAAGACATGAAACCAGTAGGGTCAGTTTCAATGAGAAGGAGGATTTATTTTCTGGAGGATTTCCAAGGACTACCCGATCATCTGTTGTATACTATCCTGAACACAACTATTCTAATGGCAGCAGAGTTAATCCTAGAGAGTCTTCTATTTGCACGAGAGCTTCATCATGCTCAGGAATCAGCGGCAAAAAATGTGTCGATCAGGAAAATGGGAAATGGATTCCTGATAGGACATCAGAATTAGATGCACACAATAATGAAACACAACCTAGTAACAGAGGTTCCTTGCTGGAGGAGGGTCTTTCTGAATCTTTATCTACGAGCCAACACAAGGATGAAAGGCATGATGACGTGAATGTCCAAGATGGTGAGAATGTGGAAGGTTGTGTTGAGAACTGTATTACCACCGAAAGAGAAAGGATGAAGGAGACTTCCGAATACAAAAAGGCACTGGAGGAAGAACTTGCGTCCAGGCAAAGAGCGTTAGCGATTCAG GCAGAAGAAGCCAAAAAGTTGAAGCTGTTGCTCAAAAGAAAGAAGGCTGAAAGTATGCGTCTACTAGAAATGGAGAAGAGACAAAAGCAGCGTGTGGAGGAAATAAGAGAAACTCAAAAAAAG GACGTAGAGAATATGAACTTGAAGGAGCTAGTACGAGCCGAAGTTCGAAAGGAACTTAGGAAGCTCGAAATGACATGCCATGATATGGCTTCGATGTTGCGCGGATTGGGAATCACTGTCGGCGGTGGCACTAGTCATGAG GTGCGCGTTGCTTACAAGAAAGCGTTGCTGACATTTCACCCAGATAGAGCTTCAAAATCTGATATACGACAACAAGTTGAAGCTGAGGAGAAATTTAAGCTTATTTCTCGAATGAAGGACAAGTATTTACCAACTTTATAG